TTAAATACAGGATTTATGATGACATTCcacttaataattttaatatttttatcattttaacttTGTCTTTTAGGGTTAGTGAAGCCGTATATATGAAGTGTAAAGATGTTTCTTACTTTTAATAATGTTATTCAGTGCTAAATTTCTGAATGATTCACTTGAATTATTTGGACCTTCTTGATAAAGTATTTAATGATACAGATATTCAATATAGTAATGTTTGATATTTCCGTTTCTTaatctttgtatttaaaaaatatatggtgTCTAAAATACATTGTAATTTGCTATAAACACAAACTGTTGCCATTAACTTATTAAATATAGACTTTAATTGCTACTACATTTAatatatacagtattttattCTTAACAGAACTTGTTAATCTTGTATGGAGACATTAactttttttccatgttttgaGTTGCGTTTTGTGAACATGGAAGATCTGAGTTAATGTGTCATGGGCTGATCTAGTAGAGAACAGGAAGTGCTAGAACCACATTGGTTATGCTTCAGGACCCAGTGTTTCTAGAACTGTAGAATTCAGGGGAATATAACTCTGCTCTAGAACAATACATAAATTTcaggagacttaaaaaaaatcattttgcagTCACTTTAACATGAACCAGTTGCTTTACTCTTATCTTATTAACAAATACTGTTATGTAAACATATCAAAAATGTTTAATACTCCTTGGAAACAATACTACGAACATTTCTCATTTACATCCTCGCAGTGCctgcacatttttaaaacacGTGTTATTTTTAAGCTAATTTTTTCAATCTGTTTCTTATTCAGCTCTTCTCTATGAAGTTTGTACTTTTTTAGCCACCTTTCTGATATGAATTCAAAATATCCTATTATCTGCTTGTCATGCTTTAAtcgaagaaaggaagaaagattctTTCCTTAATTGTGATATCTTCTTTTACCTTAGCAGAGTTAAACACAACTCTTGTCATTTTAATgcaatagatttgaatggaagtTATGTGATATCCTACTATGATACTGTAATATGGAAGAAGGCTTTTGCTTAGGGCATATTTCTACACTATTGGAAACTGCAAAACTTTTGCAAGTAAATTTATGAATGAATATGACAAGTATTTATTATTGCTTATCCTATTTGTTCACtacatttgcctttttattaGATGACATTAACTAGTTATGATTTGAAATGCATGCTGTtagttacaataaaataaatgatttctcTATGAGAATACAGAATTACCAGTAGCAGTAAGAATCAATTATGGTGTACTTTTGGAATAATATTTGAGAGTCTCACATTTTCTGTTGAGTTATTCCTACACATTGATGCATTATACCTTCCAAATACACAGTTCAACTTTACcaatattttcaatttaggaCATTAAGGCACTATTTTAAAACCTATATGTTTATTAAATAGTATTataaagaagtatttttaaaatcctgagtttttttctttttaaaaagagcaggGACAATGGATTATCAGAATGGTCAGTCTGGAAAAATATGTTCTAGGATATGTAATAAATGCTAAATGTTACCTATATTGATTTGCAGAACTGTTCTATTGGCAAGATATATTACTTGATACATTAGTACACAACTATTAATAAAAGTATaagataatgtttttaattttctagataaatatattttgccCAGTCTTTTTATTTCAGAAGAATTCAAAAGCCCATGTAGTTGTATAGATCTTTGAACACAAGCATGTTAATGAACTACTTGTTTTAAATAGATAGACTTTACAACTAAATCACTCCATGGAATAAGTTAATACTGCAATACCTGACTTCTAAAGAATTTACAGAAATGTTCACATCATGGTCTGTGTCAGTTCTAGGCCTGATTGGCCAGACCCATCCTTTGTCCATCTGCTATTCTGTGCTATGGGAGTGGCGAGGGGGTCTGCGGGTGGAGGCTGGAGCTAATCCCTCAAGCTACATTTCCCAGTCTTCCTTGCCAACTATCTTCAGGCTGTCGTTAGCCAATGGAAAGTAGTTTTTGGTGAAGGGACAACTCATGAATTGAGGGGCTAGGGCATTTCTCCCTTCTTTCATTGTTTTGGGCAGTGTATATCACCGTATTCATCTCCCACTGGAATCTTTTTTGTTTCAACTTCCAACTGATAACTAACTCCTGTGTTTCTCTTTACTGCTTTATACCTTTATTCCTTCAACCTAGGAGTAGTAGTGGCTTCCTGATGTTACTAACCACTGGGTTATCTTACGACCTTCTATTTGGCTTCCCAGGTATTCCATctcctttaaaatacatttcctgCATTAAATTCTCCCATTTTAAATATCCAAAATGGTTTAAGTGTTGTTTGTAGAACCTTGATAGATGCATAGTGAAAAGTGATagtttttgtgattttaattatCTTTGATTGAGTGACTGCTTTACCAGTGGCACCGTAAGTGTTGCTCGCTAGCACTGGATGTAATAGTTTTTTAAGGAAACACGCATAGAAGTTAAACCATAAGAATATTGAGgcatattacaaagaaaaaagaagaggcttTATAATCCATACACATATTATGTTAATAAaccaaatgaataaatggaataaatattgaattaataTATCATTTAATAATTTCAGTAGGAAAATATATAATGTTGCTATGTGTGGAAAATAAATTGATGAACATATATTGATGAGATTCAATAACAGTATTATATTTTTTGACTGAGccaaaaataactatgattaaacCGTGCTTGTAGATGTGTGATCAGAATGTTAAGACAATTCATACAGTGTTGCCTattgaatttaataaaaattaaaggtcTTTATATCAAGTAACATCTGAGGTGATAATAaaagtttctagtttttatgaaataTATGACCATAACAATATCCCTAGTTGAACTGTTTGACTATTGTAGGAATTAGTCTCTTAAACCAGTGGAATCTTTTGATTAAAAATCAGATCATTTTTCTACCATATCTTGTTTCCAAATTGCAGAAATTAAGACAGTATAGACATCACATGACttacacttttcttttctttttgttttttttttttttgagatggagtctcactctgtcccccaagctggagcgaagtggcacaatcatagctcagtgcagcctctagATCcttgggctcaactgatcctcttgccttagccttctgagtagctgggactacaggtgtgtgctaacatacctggctaatttatttttatttttagagatggggtcttactgtgttgcccagactggtctcaaactcctggcctcaagccattcttATGCCTCAAGCTCTCAAGTCATTCTTATGCCTCAAGCTCTCAAGTAGCCAGAGTTATAGATGAAAGCCACCTCTCCCTCTTAACTGTGTATCAGATGATGTGGTGACCTTCTTGTTTACTTCTGTAAAACAATTTCTAAAAGACACTTATGTTGGTGTCTGGCTCATATATAAATAAGTGGTTGTCATTGAGTCCTACTATTGGTACATTTTTCTGTAATTATTCAGGAGAAATGATAATTTAAGACTGTCGTTAAATGACTCTCTCAGGAATGCTCTAGAGAGGATTTCTGAATTTGGAAGGAAGTTAAATTTCTTGATATTCATTACATTTCTCTGGAAGCTTGCTGATAGATTAAAGATTGTCATTGGCACTTTCtgtacatatgaaaaaataaaatttattgtgttttttttccctagGAGTATCCTATTACCtgtctttttgcttttctaaaggaaatgttaaattggttcacattttattttgtcagATACTTTATGTGTTTCAAATTAACCAGTAGAAACAAAAATTACCGTATGACTAGAGACTAAAATCTCAGATTTTTCTACACAGTCATAATCATTATCAAATTGAGTTTTAATTACTCTGCTGTAtctattacagaaaaaaacatgGTATAACTTTTAAGATCATTatgaataaataatagaatttttttgatattttgcgaagatgtattttctgtttttctttgtcattttaatttcaattagAAAAACACGTGGGTGGCATCGTACGTGCGGGAAATAAAGATCTGGCTTTCTGTTCCCAAGTCTTTCGGTACCAGGAGGTCACTGATGCTAACAAATTTCCGTTCAGTTGGTTCCAAGAGCTCCAAAGCTGGTCTGATTTCCTTCTCAGGCTCCTTGGTTTCCACAGTTGTACTAACTATGGCAGTGTACTTCCCTCGTGCTGCTACATTGTGCACAAAGGAGATCATGCAGACGTAGATATCTGACTTTCGATTGACTTGGTTCTGTGGAATAATGATCTGGCAGGAGTTGGCATCACTGGTGTTCTTGATGAGGTGGCTGAGGATGCAAATAACTCTGATCACCTGGCCCTCTTTTTCTACCCGATCTTTTACACAGCTGGGGTCACAGATGAGCTGCTTACAGCGAGCAATTTGTCCTTCAGATTTTACACcaatttcttttccattctgcaCAATGATTTCTTCGATGGGTTTATTCAGCATATAGGTACCTCCATAAATAGCACGTAGCCTTGCAAATCCTTGGAGCAGTTCTCCAAGGCCATAGAGTGAATAAAGGTATGGGCTTTTGCCATATCTTGCCAAAGACTCACTGTAAAGTTTAATTGGATCAGTTTTAAACAAACATTGGGATACCGATACAGACAACTTGAGACAGTTTATCTTTTAATCAGTGTAGCTATGTGTTTCTGCTGCTCAAGAGCTGGATCCATACAGGTTGTGTGCCATCTGTCCTCTTAAGGTTGAGGAGATTCTAAATTGAATAGTCCACGGTTTGGGACGGCATCCAGAAGTTTTCCCTACgactttatattttgtatattgtcAAATGTTATGGCAGGGCCCAAATAGCATAGCCACAAGTTTGGTTTATGTGGGCATAAAATTCTAACCAAACTCCAGACAATAGGGAGTCATTTGGAGAAAGCCTGTATGTGGTGTTTTAACCTAATAAAGTTGATGAGAGAAAACAGGAGAGGAAGCGAACATAAAGCGGGTAAAGTGTAGCGCATCTTTTGTATATCAGGCGTGGCTTCTTCAGTGGACCAAGCTGCAATGCAGTATTGACTTGACAGAGCCTCTACTTCTGTCTCAAAATGGCTCCAAATGATTTCTGTACTGCAAAATAAAGCCAAATTCtggaaactaaaacaaaaaaaacaaacaaaaaaaaccacatgggTTTGTAGTGGTAACATGCTCATTCAACTATCCCTAAGGCCTTATCACAGAAACTTTCATCTATCAGGCCAATATCTACTAATTTTTGAATTAATGAATCAATGGAGGGGCAAGTGAAGAAATGAATGTATttaagtgcttttttaaaaatccatatatcAACAGTCCCTGCCTTAAATAATTCCTGCAGAAGTCTTAGTGGTTTAAGAGATATACAttggaaatattatttaaattctttaaattaCAGGACACAGTCTACTTTGAAGAAAATGTACTTTTTGCTAAaggtattattaaataaaatatactaaaatataagGCATTTTACATAATAAAGGTAAAGTATTCTTTGATTAACTTCTATTTTGTGTGTacttgcgtgtgtgtgtatatgtgctgtGTTAAGATTTCAAGGGTATTCTTACTGTTGGTTTAAGCGGAAAAGTTTGAAATGCAATGACCTAGTTGTTGTAAGATTTTGAAATGTGGTTATAATTTTAAGAAGATCCCAGATTTTAAATTATGTGGGAAGGCTTTTGCCCTTGACAATTATAATCAACAGATAACAGGAACAGTTCAAAATAGCAAAATGTTTATTGTGACCtcctaatatttatttgtttctacCTCGACTTATGgagccttctcttcctttctcctaaagctttaattaaacaaaatcaataagGATACAGAGGTAGAAAGAATTTGCTGTTGCTATGGATGAATAACTCAATTGTAAAAAGTAGCTACACGCCCCAAACCAGAGCATAACTTTTGTATCATTTTAACCATCTCCTAGAGGTAGGTTAACAGTACTTTATAAACCACAGTGTATTGATACTAGCTGATAGAATTTTAATGTGGTCATATGGCTTTGATTTATAATGTTGAGGATGTTATCTATTGGTGTAGTGGTTTCTAAGCCATATCAGGTTCTGAATTCTGACAGAGGACCTTTGATGCTCTTATAAGCATTCAGCTGGCATGGGAATTGGTCTCTTAATCACTTTCTCTAAGAAAAGGAGAATAGAGGAAAGGAGGAATTTGGCAGTGTTGCCAGCATTAAATGTTGctcttttgaataaaagccaaTACATTGTACTTTCCAAATAGCTGGTAATTTACTCAATTTAGGGAAGATGCTTATAACCCTTTTCAGTCCAGAACAAAGTTGTTCTTTACTGAATTTTTCTAAGTCATTTGGACATAGGTCCAGTGCTCATGCTCATGCTGTTGatagagtttgtgtgtgtgttagcaTATGTTTAAAGCTGTGGCTACTGCCATAAAATATGTAAAGGTTTTAGATAACTTAAAGGGCCATGGAAAATATGTGTTCCATTGTCTTCAGAAACCCCTTTCTTTTCATGCAACTAAGTTAAATTTAGAGGTATTAATGAATTTAAGAGATATTGTGAATGTAAGAGCTGTAatcagaagatatttcatgtattttctctAATAACATTTATCCTGTTATATAAGGGTATCTAATAAAGAGATCATAAAGTTTTTCTAATTTAGTAAATAGAATATTTCTTACAGTAGAATATATTTAGTTACATAATATTTGatttgaaagtattttcaaattaatatatTTGGTCATTGATGAGTTGAACAGAAAATGGCATGTAGACTACTTAGTGCTTGGTAGGTTATTAGTGTTCAAAACCtgaatgttgagtgaaagaatcAGAGTAgagatggggaggaggggaagaggaagaaagggagggaggaaagcatTTTAAGCTGTATTAGTGACTTCTCATCAAATTACCTTAAACTTTAGATCACTTGGGATGACATAGAATTAAGCCCAGAAATTTCATTATTTAGAActataataagagaaaatatatttaatttcatataatttattaCATAACTGAAAAATTCTAAACccataattttctgtattagtctgttttcatactgctgataaagacatacacggGACTggtaagaaaaagaggtttaattggacttacagttccacatggctggtgaggcctcagaatcatggcaggaggcaaaaagcacttcttacatggtggcagcaagagaaaatgaggaagaagcaaaagcagaaggccctgataaacccatcagatcttgtgagacttattcattatcatgagaatagcatgggaaagaccgcctctcatgattcagttacttcccctaggtccctcccacaacatgtgggaattctgggataTACAACTCAAGTTGAAATTTGGGTGGatgcacagccaaaccatataacctTTCCATGATGAAGTGATATACACTGTACATATTGAAGTTTGAAAATTACGTTTTTCATCCAGGTGTATATCTTCCTTCTTAGTTACTagtctatatttattttagaacatAGATAGCAGCTTTATACCTTGGCCTGCAATTGGGTCAGGGGCCATTTTTTGGAATAAGTTCACAAAAGGATATTATATGTACAGTAAGTGCTCATTTAATGTTGTTGATAAGTTTTTAGAAACTCTGACTTAAGCAAAATGATGTATaatgaaaataacttttcttcCCTCCTCAACATTATAAGGAAGCAACATGGAACAAAATGATGTTATTCAATCACCTGCTGTACATTGTTTCACTTGAAGTTGCGGCTTCCAAGAACCTATTCACATCATTGAGGGATTATAATACACCTTTGGAAAATCTTCTGCATCTCTTTCTTGAGCTTATGCTACTTATTTTTGTTCAACGATTATTAATTCTAGATGTGAAGTTACTTTTGCTTATTTGCAAAGTTTATCATCTATCATGATTGCTTAGTTTTATTGAAATTGTTCATGCTTTGAGGCATCCAGAATGGAAGTAACCAGAGCTTGAGTTCCTGCTTCTCTACTTactggctatgtgaccttgaacaaaagCTTTGTCTCCGCAACAGAAGTACACGGATTAAATGAGACATTACATGTAAAATGCTAACAGTACATAACACATAGTAAGTACTAAAAGTACATTAGCTAATAATTTTATGCTGCTTTTTTTCTCCTAATCTCACTTTGAAATTTATTGGCACTTGGCTTCACATCTGGAAGTAGAACACACTGAAACATGTTTTAGCTGTTAGGGTGCAGACCCAGAGCActcaaaagaaatggaatcacaAATGTTATGCTCAGCAGACTGATGGTGATTTGATTCACTTACTTGAAGTGAGAGATCACTATAATTGGGTGGTCACATGAAACATTGAGGACAGAagtgagaaatggaaagaaacagaagagaagaagTAAGGCTAATTAGAAATATGTCATGACAGTGAAAGAGTCAGAGGATAAAGATGAACATTTGTGACAGTTTAGAATGGAAGATAGGACAGCTGGTGATAATATTGGAATAGTTGATAAGAGGACTagcattaaaaaattagcaaactCTGGATTCTGGATAGTGTAGCAAATAATTGTTGAGGATTAGATATGTTCTTATGGTTCCTCGGAGCATCTGTAGGTTATGCTGAAGGCAATGCAGTTCAGAAGCAGTAGATGGGCAAGAACTTTCCCTATACATTACCATTGTTGCCTAGGCAATATACTGAATAAAAGCTCGGAATTATGTATGAATGCTTGTCCTAATTCTGCATATTTGCAAAATGCATAGCATAGTGTTTTATAGTCATGATGATGGAGCCATCATCAACATCATGATTCAGACTGAGTCCACAGTCCCAGAACATCTACCATAGATGACATACGTTCACAGCTGTGTACAATAAGgtatttctttctcacttttatAGCCAAGTAGATTGGCAAGGGAAGGTAACTTGACCCGGGTGGAACAGTTAGGAAGTGGCTGAGCCACAATTACAATCCAAGTCCTTTATCCCAAGCCCAGTGCCTTTCTCATTATCTTGTACCTCTTACCAAAAGAGATCAAAACAATTGATAAATTTATTGGCTATTCATTTATTACACATTTACTCAGCACCAACTGCCTTTTAGCTTCTAAGTCTACAGTGATTAAAAACATCGAGAAAGTATGTTCTATAGTTGAGGAGACGTGAAATTGTTTAAGTGAGATTACATATTTGGCATATTAAATGTACATGctgtatattaaatatgtatgcatgtatattaaATGGTCACATGCATTTACTAGATAggaaaattttggatttttaaaactaCTATAGATATTCTGAAAAAAAACTCTCATCCATAAGTGATTCCATCCCTAATGATTACAAGCTATTGAtaacagaaaaagataaacagCTATTGAACATCACTTAGGTATAATGTATTGGTCACTGCAatgaatcctcacaacaaactatactttttctactttacaaatggggaaacaaCCTCATAGAAGCTGAGTAATTTTCTAGAAGCTGAGTAATTTTCTGAACTTTATTACAGCTATTAGTGCATAATCATGATTTGATCCTAGGCCTGTGTGTCTCCAAAGCTCCTACTCATTTCCTTTCAAAAGCCACAATATGTCCTGAAGCTTTTTTGTGCACTCTAGtccttaaaagaaatgaaaatcagtaGTTCCTTGTTATAGTATTCCAAGTCCCTAGTTTAATTATCTGAATGCCCATCCTGATATAACCCTGAACAGCTGAATCACCTTGATTCACTCCTTTGAAAGGGGTTAGGCAGCCAATAATTTTAAGCACCAGTATTTCCCAAGATAGGAAGATCCAAAGATTCTGAGACCTATAAAAGTTCCTTGTACTCCAATTTCAATAACATGTCAGTAGTAAGTTATAGAGTCTCATGTTTAATTGCCATCAATGAATAAAATCACACATATTAGATATGTTGCCTTTTTCTGCTAGCTGGTAGAAGTAGTTTATATAGTTTATGGCCTAATTGAGTGAAAACTTGTTTGTATCCGATAGCACATAATTtaagaatcttttaaaatgtgcttataTATCCATCTTCTAGAGACTTTGCATGTGTACCCAAGAGAAGTGTAAACTTTATGATGGCTGTGGCTGCTTTACATATCCAAAGCTTTTCCAGTAAAGTACTATTTTTGTCTCATATTGTTAAAAAAGGCTTTCAAACCTTTATAACCCAGTTCTAGCTCCTTCTTCGCATTCTTACACCCTTccattttatattgtttattctATCAATTTTATATTAGTCTGTTATCTCATTTGGCTATACATAAGAATGTAACAGACATAGTCAACAGCattgatttatattatttaaaattattaatcctATATATTGCTATTTGTATAGAATATGTTTACTAAATTCTAGaattcttgaattgatttttaatttttctttctttgtaaatttatatttttccattcatcGTATAGTTTTTCCTATAGGTAATCTGTTATTTCAGGAGTTCATTCACCCAATTTCAGCATTTATGCATTGAGTCGCTGTAGTATGCTATCCACTTTCTGTGAGTTTAAGATCCAACGATGATAAGAGATAAGTTCCCATCTATTGAATTTACATTGTAATTCAGTCTATATTCTTAAACACTGTTGTGTGTTATAAAAAACTTAACATGCGGATCTCTGCTTCACTAACTCTTAGCTCAGCGGCCACAGCAAGTTATTTGGtttttctgagactcagttttcttgtctgtaaaatggaaatactgaGAGCTACTCCCATACTTATTGTGAACACTATAGTAATATATGTGAATGTGCCAAAAGCAGTGTCAGACACAGTTCATGTTCTTTCattatcagttttctttcttatgctgccttcctcctcttcctttaaTATAGCTATAATTTATGGCCAGAAAAATTTAGTTAAAGAAATTGTTACATGTTATATTGTATTTGGTGTATTCTGTTTGCTCTCTAATAACATCTCAGGTTCACCTCTTTTAAATTCAGGACAGCTTTCTGATACTGTGAAGAGTAGAGTATGTATGAAGACATGATGACCATCTCACACATATTGTTTCTACTTCttggacttatttttttttttcatctgggaTACTTTTCCTTCATACTGTTTGCTCTGTAATACttttatacatggattttcctCTAAATTTATCATCAGTTTTTGGACATATTCTGAAAGTCtatgaaagtttattttcttcatcatttcttCTGTTAGCATCATAATCTTCTTACCATCATTATGTGTTTCTCCTACTATACTACACTTTTTTCAATAgacttgtgttttccttttttcttggttGAAATATGTGTAAGGGACATCTGATGCTTTATTTTACCAACAAagcaaacaatatttttaattcttttgcaaATAATTCTTCATTGAAATAACACTTTCATGCTTCTGTgattttatcaattattttaacATGCCTATGCACGATGGAATGGATGACACTTCCCTCTAGCAATTTCAATAATTGGTGAGttgattttctgaattttcttgtgGCATTCAAAAATTATCTTAATATTTGATACATATAACTAGTTTCTTACAGACAATATCTAGACTTTTCTGTATTATCTGGCTTTAAGTAGGGCACAATGTATATAATGTTAGTATGGGGAAATCCCTAAAATGAAAATTCttgataatattcttttttcacattaaaattcCTATTCACCTTTCTTCTCctatataagaatatattattCTGGCTGTTTCAGATTTCTCATAAAACCCTTTAATGGCCTCATCATTTTTCTACTTACAATTACATATGCATTGTATGTAAGGGGGTCCTTGCAAATAGTGGCATATttctatgaattattttaaaaattgggtcaGGAAACTGATTCCGATTGGTTACCTCACTGTAAAATGGGTTAATGATAATGCCTAACCTACAGGTTCTAAGAATTAAACGAGGTAAACGTTGGAAGCTCCTCAACATCATGCCTggtacaaaataaacaaatgttgcTAGTaagatttttagaaatattaacaATAAACTTTTATCGATATTATAGGGAATTAGCTGATAGCAATCAACATCAAAGTTTTCTGATAACGTGATTACTTGTTTACCCTCCAGTATGCTTTAGGGACttattaattattctttatttcagaTAGGACTTTTTGCTATTGCCCTGTCTTGTGTAGGACATTCTCCTTCTCATCAATTGATTTTCCAAAAAAAGGGTTTTAATAATTTTCAAGTTCTATTTATTCTCTAAATTTAGCTCAATGgttttttctcatttccaaatgtgtgtgtgtgtgtgtgtgtgtgtgtgtgtgtgtttatctatctatctatatatacacacacttggtacattttttagatttttatgtatgtatatacatacacacatttgtgAATGTATTTACCTAGTGAATTTATTTACGTTGCATTTAATACAGGATTTGATAAAATGTGTTTGGTCAATATAAAGAAGTTCCTTTCTTGTATTTTAgtgaattatatacatattttataaaagactTCTACCCAGCCATAGACCTGGTGCTGTTACCTTAATTGCCTTTGTATCACTTAAGGCCTTGAACAGGCTTGGTGTGTagaaatgagtgagtgaatgtatAAAAAACTTGTTTCTCTCAGTAGAATCCTTTATTGAGGATTAGTACTACTATTAGTACTGAGGATTAAACTACTGTTTAGTTTGACAGTGTATGTACTTATGGtacatatgcatttttaatttattgttattaaaatTTGTTATTAGTTAACATAGTTTACATAGATCCATTTGGAATATATGTTGAGGTAAATATGTATTGGCATCTCCTTCTTAGAGTTCATTACAATGTTATGTCAATTACTCACCAGAAGTTTTGTGAGGCCAAGGGCAcacttttctgtaaatataacTGCCATACTCCCAGAAAATGTTAATATCAATAACATTATGATGATGTAATAACATGGATGGGAAATATTCTCACAAACGATGATCTTAGGAGTTTAGTAAGgtgct
This portion of the Pongo abelii isolate AG06213 chromosome 1, NHGRI_mPonAbe1-v2.0_pri, whole genome shotgun sequence genome encodes:
- the LOC129050652 gene encoding rab GDP dissociation inhibitor beta-like; its protein translation is MLNKPIEEIIVQNGKEIGVKSEGQIARCKQLICDPSCVKDRVEKEGQVIRVICILSHLIKNTSDANSCQIIIPQNQVNRKSDIYVCMISFVHNVAARGKYTAIVSTTVETKEPEKEIRPALELLEPTERKFVSISDLLVPKDLGTESQIFISRTYDATHVFF